Proteins co-encoded in one Candidatus Omnitrophota bacterium genomic window:
- the ftsA gene encoding cell division protein FtsA: MNNYICALDIGSSKISAILAQIRNGEIISMCFTTQPSAGVKNGAIVDSIELVDAVGRVIKELKARSGIRIKSVYTNISGEDIITKHSRGVIPLAQRGSKVITSTDIDKVIEQARILGSNIDDEIIHQIPFSYAVDHKSGIANPIELYGHRLEVDLFLICAKLASVQTITHVLNQAGFEAKELTFSGLATSEAIFSPELKNGTNVICDFGSDITELLIFKDGILRNLQIFPMGGNDFSTVLADSLNIPLSLAEDIKVEQGVIGNCSLMREDKEVLIRRDNDYRPIKQRLVCEIITSKAKSMCQSIKDAVEKNVYLSDINNFIVTGKTMQQEGFLESLESILGISVELGRISHPALTRFLNNNPELSGHKYLAYVTAMGMVAKGLPGYLPKTSAMPGPYPNNLLARLIYKASEIYREYF; encoded by the coding sequence ATGAATAATTATATTTGTGCCTTGGATATAGGTTCGAGCAAGATATCGGCTATCCTGGCCCAGATCAGGAATGGCGAGATAATCAGTATGTGTTTCACCACTCAACCTTCGGCCGGGGTGAAGAACGGCGCGATCGTGGATTCAATAGAGCTGGTTGACGCTGTAGGCCGGGTCATCAAAGAATTGAAAGCCAGGTCCGGGATCAGGATAAAGTCGGTATATACGAACATATCCGGAGAAGATATAATCACCAAACACAGCCGGGGCGTCATCCCCTTGGCGCAGCGCGGCAGCAAGGTGATCACCTCGACCGACATAGATAAGGTCATCGAACAGGCCAGGATATTAGGCTCGAATATCGACGATGAGATAATCCACCAGATACCTTTCAGTTACGCGGTGGACCATAAAAGCGGTATCGCCAATCCTATCGAGCTTTACGGCCACAGGCTGGAGGTGGACCTTTTTCTTATCTGCGCCAAACTCGCTTCGGTTCAGACGATAACCCACGTATTGAACCAGGCCGGTTTTGAGGCGAAAGAACTGACATTCTCAGGGCTGGCCACCAGCGAGGCGATTTTTTCCCCGGAACTTAAGAACGGGACCAATGTTATCTGCGACTTCGGCAGCGATATAACCGAACTGCTTATTTTCAAAGACGGGATCCTGCGCAACCTCCAGATATTCCCTATGGGCGGCAATGATTTCTCAACTGTCCTGGCGGATTCGTTGAATATACCGTTAAGCCTGGCTGAAGATATCAAGGTCGAGCAGGGGGTGATCGGCAACTGCAGCCTGATGCGGGAAGACAAGGAAGTGCTTATCCGCAGGGACAATGATTATCGGCCGATAAAACAGCGGCTGGTCTGCGAGATAATAACCTCAAAGGCCAAGTCAATGTGCCAGTCGATCAAGGATGCCGTTGAGAAGAACGTTTATCTTTCCGACATCAATAATTTCATCGTTACCGGAAAGACGATGCAGCAGGAAGGATTCCTGGAAAGCCTGGAGTCGATCCTGGGGATATCGGTTGAATTAGGAAGGATCTCCCACCCCGCGCTTACGCGGTTCCTCAATAATAACCCGGAGCTATCCGGCCATAAATATCTTGCCTATGTTACGGCTATGGGGATGGTCGCCAAGGGATTGCCGGGGTATCTTCCCAAAACCTCGGCTATGCCCGGGCCGTATCCCAATAATCTTCTGGCCAGGTTGATCTATAAAGCCAGTGAGATATACCGGGA
- a CDS encoding cell division protein FtsQ encodes MKKNRLRFPFSFPRIKMKLDKLTVIKLICGMAVIAVLIYGYEQLKGLEYFKVKEIVLRQGNSITLEENGDFSYLKGRNIFTIDLAREASRVSRSYPNYKKIWITRFLPDRLFVDFLQRKALACIKTSRFFYIDENMVLFERPADTSAEAIDPPLISGIERKVFGAKYGRRIEAEEARLALDIIKKAGSNPALRNYRISRVDVSSLSSAAIFILVPAGKSDYTKEKNSAYFSREMEIKVGRDGIDGKLRLLANLLVQVRNNLANITYIDLRFQEPVIKFRERM; translated from the coding sequence ATGAAAAAAAATAGATTAAGATTCCCCTTTTCTTTTCCGCGCATAAAGATGAAGCTCGATAAATTGACTGTAATCAAGCTTATCTGCGGTATGGCGGTTATTGCGGTTTTGATCTACGGATATGAGCAGCTTAAGGGGCTGGAATATTTCAAGGTAAAGGAGATTGTCCTGCGCCAGGGCAACAGCATCACCCTGGAGGAGAACGGGGATTTTTCGTACCTGAAAGGCAGGAATATCTTTACCATCGATCTGGCCCGGGAGGCCTCGCGCGTATCCAGGTCCTATCCTAATTATAAAAAAATATGGATAACCCGGTTCTTGCCGGACCGGTTATTCGTGGATTTTCTGCAGCGCAAGGCGTTGGCCTGTATAAAAACCTCGCGGTTCTTTTATATCGACGAAAATATGGTTCTGTTCGAGAGGCCAGCGGATACGTCGGCCGAAGCCATTGATCCGCCGTTGATATCCGGCATAGAGCGTAAGGTCTTTGGGGCCAAGTACGGCAGAAGGATCGAGGCGGAGGAGGCGCGCCTGGCGCTGGATATAATCAAGAAAGCCGGCTCTAACCCCGCGTTAAGGAATTACCGGATCAGCCGGGTGGATGTGTCAAGCTTGAGCAGCGCGGCGATCTTTATCCTTGTGCCGGCGGGGAAATCGGATTATACTAAGGAGAAAAATTCAGCATATTTCAGCCGGGAGATGGAGATTAAGGTCGGCCGGGACGGCATTGACGGCAAGCTCAGGCTCTTGGCTAATTTGCTTGTCCAGGTGCGGAATAACCTGGCTAACATAACTTATATCGATCTCAGGTTCCAGGAACCGGTCATAAAGTTCAGAGAGAGGATGTGA
- a CDS encoding D-alanine--D-alanine ligase, which translates to MEIDTKKFGRIGVLMGGPSSEREISLRSAKGVCDSLRELGLEFVPIDILTDNPDENIRLVKSHKIDCAFIALHGYFGEDGKIQAILEGLNIPFTCSGSKASSLAMDKAASHRIFIAAGLKVPRFVLLADKANAREQAGNCDFGLPWVVKPVMNGSSIGLSIIDQREGLDKALDEAFAADRRVLIEEYINGRELTVGILGDEPMAVVEIIPKSRFFDYDAKYRSGDTEYIVPAELDEDTCCKVKACGLAAHKALGCYGCSRVDIILGRENTPYVLELNNIPGLTATSLLPKAARSQGIDFKQLCVRMLELAYEKK; encoded by the coding sequence ATGGAAATAGATACGAAAAAGTTCGGCAGGATCGGCGTGCTTATGGGCGGGCCGTCTTCCGAGCGCGAGATATCCCTGAGATCGGCTAAAGGGGTATGCGACAGCCTTCGGGAATTAGGGCTGGAGTTCGTTCCTATCGATATACTTACGGATAATCCCGATGAGAATATCAGGTTGGTAAAGTCGCATAAAATCGACTGCGCTTTTATAGCCCTGCACGGTTATTTCGGCGAGGACGGCAAGATCCAGGCGATATTGGAGGGATTGAATATCCCTTTTACCTGTTCCGGATCAAAGGCGAGCAGCCTGGCTATGGATAAGGCCGCCTCGCACCGGATATTTATCGCGGCGGGCTTAAAAGTCCCAAGGTTTGTTCTTTTGGCGGATAAAGCCAATGCCAGGGAGCAGGCCGGCAACTGTGATTTCGGGCTGCCCTGGGTGGTCAAGCCGGTGATGAACGGCTCAAGCATAGGCTTGTCGATCATTGACCAGCGCGAAGGATTGGACAAGGCGCTGGATGAGGCTTTTGCGGCGGACCGCAGAGTGTTGATCGAGGAATATATAAACGGCAGGGAGTTGACAGTGGGTATCCTGGGGGATGAGCCGATGGCAGTGGTCGAGATAATCCCCAAATCCAGGTTTTTTGATTATGATGCCAAATACAGGTCCGGGGATACTGAATATATCGTCCCGGCTGAATTGGACGAAGATACCTGTTGCAAGGTGAAGGCCTGCGGCCTGGCCGCGCACAAGGCATTAGGCTGTTACGGTTGTTCCCGTGTGGATATCATCCTCGGCCGTGAAAACACCCCTTATGTCCTGGAACTGAACAATATCCCCGGGCTTACGGCTACCAGCCTTTTGCCGAAAGCCGCCAGGAGCCAGGGGATCGATTTTAAGCAATTATGCGTCAGGATGCTGGAGTTGGCTTATGAAAAAAAATAG
- the murB gene encoding UDP-N-acetylmuramate dehydrogenase, translating into MPLKGYTTFRIGGPAELLAKANDPRELRDIVRLAKAARISARVIGAGSNILAGDKGVKGLVIKLDSFVFKRISLEGSCRVRAGAGVLLSRFISFCRLKSLSGAEFLAGIPGTIGGGLVMNAGISVKGGNSKTGERTIADLVETVRVMDYNGEIKELKAKEIKFAYRDSGLSRYIVLEAVFRLRKRDKTRILREIREYIARRRQNQDYSYPSAGCVFRNPAAAALPAGKLIDRSGLKGKKIGSAAVSLKHANFIINLGNARAKDVLNLILLIKKQVKRDFKVNLETEIRIWK; encoded by the coding sequence GTGCCATTAAAAGGTTATACCACGTTCAGGATCGGCGGACCGGCGGAGTTATTGGCCAAGGCGAATGATCCCCGGGAACTGCGGGATATTGTGCGCCTGGCCAAGGCTGCCCGGATAAGCGCGCGGGTGATCGGAGCGGGAAGTAATATACTGGCTGGCGATAAAGGGGTAAAAGGGCTGGTCATAAAGCTGGATTCTTTTGTGTTCAAAAGGATATCCCTGGAAGGTAGTTGCAGGGTAAGGGCAGGAGCCGGGGTTTTATTAAGCAGATTCATTTCTTTTTGCCGGCTTAAATCCCTGTCCGGCGCGGAATTCCTTGCCGGCATACCCGGGACTATCGGCGGCGGGCTGGTTATGAACGCCGGCATATCCGTGAAGGGCGGAAATAGTAAAACAGGAGAACGGACTATCGCAGATCTGGTTGAAACCGTCAGGGTGATGGATTATAATGGCGAAATAAAAGAACTTAAGGCAAAAGAGATAAAATTCGCTTACCGCGATTCGGGGCTTTCCCGATATATAGTATTGGAAGCGGTTTTTAGGCTGCGCAAAAGGGATAAAACGAGGATACTGCGCGAAATCCGGGAATATATCGCCAGGCGCAGACAGAATCAGGATTATTCGTATCCCAGCGCCGGGTGTGTTTTCAGGAATCCCGCGGCTGCCGCTCTACCGGCCGGAAAGTTGATCGATCGGAGCGGGTTAAAGGGGAAAAAGATAGGCTCTGCCGCGGTTTCTCTCAAACACGCCAATTTTATCATCAACCTGGGAAATGCCAGGGCTAAAGATGTTTTAAACCTGATCCTTCTGATCAAAAAACAGGTAAAACGAGATTTTAAAGTAAACCTTGAAACGGAAATAAGAATATGGAAATAG
- the murC gene encoding UDP-N-acetylmuramate--L-alanine ligase — translation MRAGVRTRGMIKHYHFIGIGGIGMSGIARLFISRGHKVTGSDLKENRMTGELRGSGAQVFIGHKEKNTRGADFIVYSSAIKEDNPEIREARRLGIPLIKRAQALAELMRDKSVITVAGSHGKTTISSLVAYLLLEAGLSPTMAIGGIFKNIGNNAESGCGDYFVAEADESDGSFLYYQPKYSIITNVDREHLDYYKDFSNEIQTFGDFINKTQEDGCVFCCSDDINLRALAAASGKRRVMFGLEDGADVRPGNIKMEGLSSEFDCFYRGRPLEHFRLALGGTHNISNALSVIALAMELKISPEVVKRALAGYKGAGRRLEVKFTDGDYTLIDDYAHHPTEIKASLSALRNFKSKRLVAVFQPHRFSRTQMLMDEFAASFDLADCIIVTDIYPAGEQPIEGVDSLALCDRIRRRSPGKFLEFLPKDKITEHILKTLQPGDLVVTLGAGDIIKNCDELAQRLKK, via the coding sequence ATGAGAGCTGGCGTAAGGACCAGGGGTATGATTAAACATTATCATTTCATCGGTATAGGCGGGATAGGGATGAGCGGGATCGCCCGGCTGTTTATTTCCCGCGGGCATAAAGTGACCGGTTCCGACCTGAAAGAGAACCGGATGACCGGTGAGTTAAGGGGCAGCGGCGCGCAGGTATTCATCGGCCATAAGGAGAAGAATACCCGGGGCGCGGATTTTATAGTTTACTCTTCGGCGATAAAAGAGGATAACCCTGAGATCCGGGAGGCCCGCAGGCTGGGTATACCCTTGATAAAAAGGGCGCAGGCGCTGGCTGAGTTGATGCGGGATAAATCGGTGATCACGGTCGCCGGCAGCCACGGCAAGACCACCATATCGTCGCTTGTTGCCTATCTTCTTCTCGAAGCGGGACTTTCCCCTACTATGGCCATCGGCGGGATATTCAAGAATATCGGCAATAACGCCGAAAGCGGATGCGGGGATTATTTCGTTGCAGAAGCGGATGAATCCGATGGGTCATTCCTTTATTACCAGCCTAAATATTCCATAATCACCAACGTTGACCGGGAACACCTGGATTATTATAAAGATTTCTCTAATGAGATCCAGACCTTCGGGGATTTTATAAATAAGACCCAAGAGGACGGATGCGTCTTTTGCTGCAGCGACGACATTAATTTAAGGGCGTTGGCGGCAGCCTCAGGGAAGAGACGGGTGATGTTCGGCCTGGAGGACGGCGCGGATGTCCGCCCCGGGAACATAAAAATGGAAGGCCTTAGTTCGGAGTTCGACTGTTTCTATCGCGGCAGGCCGCTGGAACATTTTCGCCTGGCCCTTGGCGGAACGCATAATATCTCCAACGCCCTTTCGGTGATCGCCCTGGCTATGGAATTGAAAATAAGCCCGGAGGTGGTCAAAAGGGCGCTGGCCGGTTATAAAGGCGCAGGCAGAAGGCTGGAGGTGAAATTCACCGACGGGGATTATACCCTTATAGACGATTACGCGCATCATCCCACGGAGATCAAGGCCAGCCTGTCCGCGCTGCGGAATTTCAAGTCTAAGCGTCTGGTCGCGGTTTTTCAACCGCACCGGTTTTCCCGGACACAGATGCTGATGGATGAGTTCGCCGCGAGCTTTGACCTGGCTGACTGCATAATAGTCACCGATATTTATCCCGCCGGCGAACAGCCCATAGAAGGGGTTGACAGCCTTGCGCTCTGTGACCGGATAAGGCGCCGTTCTCCGGGAAAATTTTTGGAATTCCTGCCTAAGGATAAAATAACCGAGCATATCTTGAAAACCCTGCAGCCGGGAGACCTGGTGGTCACCCTGGGAGCGGGGGATATCATAAAAAACTGCGATGAATTGGCCCAACGGCTTAAAAAGTAA
- a CDS encoding peptidase MA family metallohydrolase, protein MPKYILFFVVFIFAQFPAWLQAEQWNASKSTHFVVYYKNAPQKFIEEVKDKAEGYYQAITRELGFLRFDFWLWDNRASIYVYDNAQEYQEGTGRPAWSAGAAMPKDKVVYAFVSEDGFFNRTLPHEIGHIIFREFVGFSNPAVPLWIDEGVASYHGSMQKGGVDKFLETVHRSGRLIPLSEMALLDPQHIDESDTERVMIFYAESVSVINYLIRRFGKADFVSFCQALRDRRDFERALSYVYSLKNIRELDESWRKDQGYD, encoded by the coding sequence ATGCCTAAATACATCTTATTCTTTGTTGTATTCATTTTTGCCCAGTTCCCCGCTTGGCTGCAGGCGGAGCAATGGAACGCTTCCAAGTCCACGCATTTCGTGGTATATTACAAAAACGCGCCGCAAAAATTCATTGAAGAGGTGAAGGACAAGGCGGAGGGGTATTATCAGGCTATAACCCGGGAACTCGGGTTTTTGCGGTTTGATTTCTGGCTGTGGGATAACCGCGCGTCCATTTATGTTTACGATAATGCCCAGGAATATCAGGAAGGTACCGGGCGGCCGGCCTGGTCGGCGGGCGCGGCTATGCCCAAGGATAAAGTGGTCTACGCCTTTGTGTCCGAGGATGGTTTTTTTAACAGGACTCTGCCCCATGAGATCGGCCATATAATTTTCCGCGAATTCGTGGGTTTTTCCAACCCGGCTGTCCCGCTATGGATTGATGAGGGCGTGGCTTCTTATCATGGATCGATGCAAAAAGGCGGAGTGGACAAGTTCCTTGAGACAGTTCACCGTTCAGGCAGGCTTATTCCTCTGAGCGAGATGGCGCTGCTCGATCCGCAGCATATCGATGAGAGCGACACCGAGCGGGTAATGATTTTCTACGCTGAATCAGTCAGCGTGATAAATTATCTGATCCGGCGTTTCGGCAAGGCTGATTTTGTTTCTTTTTGCCAGGCGTTAAGGGACCGCAGGGACTTTGAACGGGCATTGTCATACGTTTATTCTTTAAAAAATATACGCGAGCTTGATGAGAGCTGGCGTAAGGACCAGGGGTATGATTAA
- a CDS encoding UDP-N-acetylglucosamine--N-acetylmuramyl-(pentapeptide) pyrophosphoryl-undecaprenol N-acetylglucosamine transferase, protein MKILAATGSSGGHIFPALAFLDEVKRKDNGIDTMLVLPRKSIKEGLQVPGHKVRYVSVTSLNLRLDGQNLRSLVNLAKGLWESLLIVIKFKPDIAVGFGSIASLPVIFWAWFFRIRTVIHEQNVIPGKANRFLVKFVDKFAVSFDRTGRLLGCCPEKIVVTGNPLRRGLLRVDKGVAIEHLGLRKGKFTLFIVGGSQGSKRINSEAVRSLAGLKDKEALQVIHLCGNADPGMLGRFYAEAGIGAVVLPFLKEVHYAYSCADLVICRAGAATVSELILFKLPSVIIPYPFAGAHQSANAGVLAEKGCAIVIEEEGLSPGKLKGVVEGFINDPLRLEHMRLAFEGVKSQPAAELLAEAVLELNA, encoded by the coding sequence ATGAAAATACTGGCAGCTACGGGTTCCAGCGGCGGGCATATTTTTCCCGCTTTGGCTTTTCTGGACGAGGTAAAGAGAAAAGACAACGGCATTGACACGATGCTGGTCCTGCCGCGTAAAAGCATAAAGGAAGGATTGCAGGTGCCCGGGCATAAGGTCCGGTATGTATCCGTGACATCCCTTAATTTGCGCTTGGATGGGCAAAACCTGCGCAGCCTGGTTAATTTAGCCAAAGGCCTCTGGGAAAGCCTGCTCATCGTGATCAAATTCAAGCCGGATATCGCGGTAGGTTTCGGCAGCATTGCCAGCCTGCCGGTGATTTTTTGGGCATGGTTCTTCCGGATCAGGACCGTTATCCATGAACAGAACGTTATCCCTGGCAAGGCTAACCGGTTTTTGGTGAAGTTCGTGGATAAGTTCGCGGTTTCATTCGACCGGACCGGGCGGTTGTTGGGGTGTTGCCCGGAAAAGATAGTCGTTACCGGCAACCCTTTGCGCAGGGGATTGCTCAGGGTGGACAAAGGGGTGGCCATTGAGCATCTCGGATTGCGAAAAGGAAAATTTACTTTATTCATCGTTGGGGGAAGCCAGGGGAGCAAACGGATAAATTCCGAAGCGGTCAGATCGCTTGCCGGATTAAAAGATAAAGAGGCATTGCAGGTGATCCATCTTTGCGGCAACGCCGATCCCGGGATGCTGGGCCGTTTTTACGCCGAGGCGGGAATAGGGGCGGTTGTCCTGCCTTTTTTGAAAGAGGTGCACTACGCCTACAGTTGCGCTGACCTGGTTATCTGCCGGGCGGGCGCGGCCACGGTCTCGGAATTGATCCTGTTCAAGCTCCCTTCGGTGATCATCCCGTATCCATTCGCCGGCGCGCATCAGTCAGCCAACGCCGGGGTTTTGGCCGAGAAAGGCTGCGCGATAGTGATAGAGGAAGAAGGATTGTCCCCGGGTAAATTAAAAGGGGTAGTGGAAGGGTTTATTAATGATCCATTGAGGCTGGAGCATATGCGCCTGGCTTTTGAAGGGGTCAAAAGCCAGCCTGCCGCGGAGCTTTTGGCGGAGGCTGTGCTGGAACTCAATGCCTAA
- the ftsW gene encoding putative lipid II flippase FtsW produces MTLRNIRIKFFITTMILVCVGVVMIYSASAIYALERYKDSAFFLKRHLSFVLIGAALGFAVMSFDYRKLRKYSLPILLISLFLLALVLIPGIGREVSGARRWFRFKFFSFQPAELANLAMIIYAADFLTRRRDEVRAHWKAFLPVMAVLGLVALLIMMQPDLGTTVALGMVVFVMLFVAGVKFQYLLSLVLCSLPVLYILIFSVPYRRARIMTFINPWADPQKSGFQIIQSQVALGSGGIFGTGLGHSRQKLFYLPAAHTDFIFSIIGEEMGLLGTLAIIFLFVIFIRLGMKIIRNASDNFGYFLSLGLLTMICLKAMVNIGVSCGILPTKGLPLPFISYGGSSFVFDLVSVGLLLNVARGGESH; encoded by the coding sequence ATGACGCTGCGTAATATCCGGATAAAATTCTTTATAACCACAATGATCCTTGTCTGCGTCGGCGTGGTGATGATTTACAGCGCTTCGGCCATATATGCCCTGGAGAGATATAAAGACAGCGCGTTCTTCCTAAAGCGGCATCTTAGTTTTGTGTTGATCGGGGCGGCCCTGGGTTTTGCTGTGATGAGCTTTGATTACCGGAAATTGCGCAAATACAGCCTGCCTATTTTGTTGATATCGTTGTTCCTTTTGGCCCTGGTGCTTATCCCCGGCATCGGCAGGGAGGTATCCGGCGCGCGAAGGTGGTTCAGGTTCAAGTTTTTTTCTTTTCAGCCGGCGGAACTGGCAAACCTGGCGATGATAATTTACGCGGCGGATTTTCTTACCCGCAGGCGCGATGAGGTCAGGGCGCATTGGAAGGCGTTCCTGCCGGTGATGGCTGTGCTCGGGCTGGTCGCGCTTTTGATCATGATGCAGCCTGACCTGGGGACTACCGTGGCCTTGGGAATGGTGGTTTTTGTCATGCTATTCGTCGCAGGGGTTAAATTTCAATATCTGCTCTCGTTAGTCTTATGCAGCCTTCCGGTCTTGTACATTCTGATCTTCAGCGTTCCTTACCGCCGGGCCAGGATAATGACGTTCATCAATCCTTGGGCTGACCCTCAGAAGAGCGGTTTCCAGATCATACAATCCCAGGTTGCCCTGGGTTCAGGAGGGATTTTCGGGACAGGCCTGGGGCATTCCCGCCAGAAGCTGTTTTACCTCCCGGCGGCGCACACGGATTTCATCTTTTCCATAATCGGGGAGGAGATGGGGCTTTTGGGGACATTGGCAATAATATTCCTGTTCGTGATTTTTATCAGGCTGGGAATGAAGATAATAAGGAACGCCTCGGATAATTTCGGGTATTTCCTCAGTTTGGGGCTCTTGACTATGATCTGCCTTAAGGCTATGGTCAATATCGGAGTCTCCTGCGGTATACTGCCTACCAAGGGGTTGCCGCTGCCTTTCATTAGTTACGGAGGGTCGTCTTTTGTTTTCGACCTGGTCAGCGTCGGTCTTTTGTTGAATGTGGCCCGGGGCGGCGAATCGCATTAA
- a CDS encoding Mur ligase family protein, producing MRNTGYFKDKKITVVGLARSGLACANLLYDLGAQVSVTDSRRDFQTQKNARLLRSAKIKRELGAHTQEFIAGRDIIVISPGVPDTALPVVWSQQRGIPMISEIEVGWILCPAPVIAVTGSSGKTTVTTLIGLILKAAGKRPFVCGNIGNPFTGELKKIRPCDYVVLEISSFQLEKVQSFKPRISLITNVSKNHLDRYKGMREYIRAKKRIFLNQDISDHLVLNSRDKELRKVAGQSRAKVVFFKDQRGLNPNQSAVLAVGTLLGINKKVCLKVFKEFKGLQHRMEEVAVIKGVRFVNDSKATTVESAIWALNNIASKAILIAGGKDKGVDYRALLAAARKKVKEAVLIGEACEKIKSALKGSIKTSEARTLEEAVERAFAKASSGDCVLLSPMCSSYDMFCDYEHRGRAFKEAVFKLAKAGVNDAA from the coding sequence ATGCGGAATACCGGGTATTTCAAAGATAAAAAAATAACCGTAGTAGGCCTTGCCCGCAGCGGTTTAGCCTGCGCCAATCTGTTATACGATCTGGGCGCGCAGGTCAGCGTTACAGATTCCCGCAGGGATTTTCAGACTCAAAAGAACGCCCGGTTGTTGAGATCAGCCAAGATCAAGCGTGAACTGGGCGCTCATACCCAAGAATTCATCGCAGGCCGCGATATCATAGTTATTTCCCCCGGGGTCCCGGATACGGCTTTACCCGTGGTCTGGTCCCAGCAGCGCGGCATTCCCATGATCAGCGAAATAGAAGTCGGTTGGATCTTATGCCCTGCCCCTGTGATCGCGGTGACCGGTTCCAGCGGAAAAACCACCGTAACCACTCTGATCGGTTTGATCCTGAAAGCCGCGGGGAAAAGGCCTTTTGTCTGCGGCAATATCGGCAATCCTTTTACCGGTGAACTAAAGAAGATAAGGCCTTGCGACTATGTAGTATTGGAAATAAGTTCCTTCCAGTTGGAGAAGGTCCAAAGTTTTAAACCCCGGATCAGCCTGATCACCAATGTCAGCAAGAACCATCTTGACCGCTACAAGGGGATGAGGGAGTATATCCGGGCAAAAAAACGCATTTTTCTTAATCAGGATATTTCCGATCATCTGGTATTGAACAGCCGGGACAAGGAATTAAGGAAGGTTGCCGGCCAAAGCAGGGCCAAGGTGGTGTTCTTCAAGGATCAAAGAGGCCTTAATCCCAATCAGTCCGCTGTCCTGGCCGTAGGAACGCTTTTGGGAATAAATAAAAAAGTTTGTTTAAAGGTATTCAAAGAATTTAAAGGGCTCCAGCATCGCATGGAAGAAGTCGCGGTAATAAAAGGCGTGCGGTTCGTCAACGACTCCAAGGCTACAACAGTGGAGTCGGCGATCTGGGCTCTTAATAATATCGCGTCTAAAGCTATTCTGATCGCCGGAGGCAAGGATAAAGGCGTGGATTACCGGGCATTATTGGCCGCGGCCCGCAAAAAGGTAAAAGAGGCGGTGCTGATCGGCGAGGCTTGCGAAAAGATCAAATCGGCGTTGAAAGGCTCGATCAAAACCAGTGAAGCGCGAACCTTAGAAGAGGCGGTAGAGCGGGCGTTCGCCAAGGCGTCCAGCGGCGATTGTGTGCTTTTATCGCCGATGTGCTCAAGTTATGATATGTTCTGTGACTATGAGCATCGGGGCAGGGCTTTTAAGGAAGCGGTATTTAAACTGGCAAAGGCAGGTGTTAATGACGCTGCGTAA
- the mraY gene encoding phospho-N-acetylmuramoyl-pentapeptide-transferase codes for MLYYLLYPLHKVISFFNVFRYITFRAIMAALTAFLVTIIFGPWVINKIKSLSIGQNIRDRKESETLHKLHESKQGTPTMGGLMILLAIFSSTLLWSEFLNKYVLLVMFATLWLGLTGFMDDYLKHIRKCSKGLTASAKFTSQIVLGLVIGTIIFLDPQISTRLDIPLLKDIGLELGVFYILFVIVVLTGTSNAVNLTDGLDGLAIGCVVMAAVAFSVLCYVSGNIRFSEYLLIPFIKGSGELTVFCSAMIGAGLGFLWFNCYPAAIFMGDVGALALGGALGTIAILIKKEFLLVVVGGIFVLEALSVILQVFSFKFTGKRIFKIAPLHHHFQFLGWSENKVIVRFWIVAIIFALLTLVTLKTR; via the coding sequence ATGTTATATTATTTGCTTTATCCGCTGCACAAGGTAATCTCCTTCTTTAACGTATTCCGTTATATCACCTTCCGCGCGATCATGGCGGCGTTGACCGCCTTCCTGGTCACCATTATTTTCGGACCGTGGGTCATCAACAAGATCAAGTCTTTAAGCATCGGACAGAATATCCGCGACCGCAAGGAAAGCGAGACCCTGCATAAACTGCATGAATCAAAGCAGGGGACCCCTACCATGGGCGGCTTGATGATCCTGCTGGCTATTTTTTCTTCCACGCTGCTCTGGTCGGAATTTTTGAACAAATACGTGCTTCTGGTAATGTTCGCCACCTTATGGCTGGGATTGACCGGTTTTATGGACGATTACCTCAAGCATATCCGTAAATGCTCCAAGGGCCTGACCGCTTCTGCCAAATTCACCAGCCAGATAGTCCTCGGGCTTGTTATCGGAACGATAATTTTCCTCGACCCGCAGATAAGCACCCGCCTGGATATCCCTTTGCTCAAGGATATCGGCCTGGAACTGGGCGTATTTTACATACTCTTTGTGATCGTGGTCCTTACGGGGACTTCCAATGCGGTTAATCTTACCGACGGCCTGGATGGCCTGGCTATCGGTTGCGTGGTTATGGCGGCAGTGGCTTTCAGCGTTCTTTGTTATGTCTCAGGCAATATCCGCTTCAGCGAATACCTTCTCATCCCGTTCATTAAAGGCAGCGGAGAGTTGACAGTTTTCTGCTCCGCGATGATCGGCGCGGGGCTGGGTTTCTTATGGTTTAACTGTTATCCCGCCGCTATATTTATGGGCGATGTGGGCGCGTTAGCCCTGGGCGGGGCATTGGGGACAATAGCCATACTGATAAAAAAAGAGTTCCTTTTGGTAGTGGTCGGGGGGATATTCGTGCTCGAGGCGTTATCGGTGATCCTGCAGGTTTTTTCGTTCAAATTCACCGGCAAAAGGATATTCAAGATCGCTCCGCTGCACCACCATTTTCAGTTCCTCGGCTGGTCTGAAAATAAGGTGATCGTGAGATTCTGGATCGTAGCCATTATTTTCGCTTTGCTTACCTTGGTTACATTGAAGACGAGGTAA